A genome region from Archaeoglobus fulgidus DSM 4304 includes the following:
- a CDS encoding DUF1284 domain-containing protein — protein sequence MKLRGHHLICLQFFRGEGYSGEFVENVKKIMERLESGETVEVVAGVDDICVACPYNRGYCGKDETSEERVREMDKAAVRLLGVSEKTTWREVAERIEKVLNEWRVFCEDCDWKEVCYG from the coding sequence ATGAAGCTCAGAGGACACCACCTCATCTGCCTTCAGTTTTTCAGAGGAGAAGGCTACAGCGGGGAGTTTGTAGAGAATGTTAAAAAGATAATGGAGAGATTGGAAAGTGGGGAGACAGTGGAGGTTGTTGCTGGAGTTGATGACATTTGCGTGGCATGCCCCTACAACAGAGGTTATTGCGGTAAGGATGAGACTTCGGAGGAGAGGGTGAGGGAGATGGATAAAGCAGCGGTAAGACTGCTTGGTGTTTCAGAGAAAACTACATGGAGAGAGGTGGCAGAGAGAATTGAGAAAGTTCTCAATGAATGGCGGGTTTTTTGCGAGGATTGCGATTGGAAAGAAGTATGTTATGGCTGA
- a CDS encoding aspartate aminotransferase family protein, translated as MGFTGRRGKAEIIEAFSKHVSPYKAKFFSMVGIDFVPARREGVWYWDLDGRKLMDCHCNGGVFNLGHRHPEIVKTLVEALDELDIGNHHLISEQRARLAEKLAELMPGDISRTVFGVGGGEAIDFAIKLARGHTGRKKIIYAKGGYHGHTGFALAAGDEKYRKPFEPLAPGFVEVPFGDAEAVEKAVDDDTAAVLFETIPATLGMPLPPEDFYRRVREICDEKGCLMIMDEVQTGLGRTGKMWGIEHYKVVPDVIVTAKGLSGGVYPISATCFKEGLDDFMAENPFIHVSTFGGAELGCVVAEKVLEITSRESFLENVRKTGEALSEILGKLKDEYDFVDEIRQKGLFIGIKMVEEGWGPLLSISCYHSGILAVYANNDTSVMQFLPPLIVGEKEVDYIREKLAGAMEIASQRREMVEFIRKML; from the coding sequence ATGGGCTTTACAGGTAGAAGGGGTAAGGCGGAAATCATTGAGGCTTTTTCAAAGCACGTCTCGCCCTACAAGGCCAAGTTTTTCTCAATGGTGGGCATCGACTTCGTTCCTGCAAGAAGGGAGGGGGTGTGGTACTGGGATCTGGATGGGAGAAAGCTTATGGACTGCCACTGCAATGGAGGAGTTTTCAATCTCGGCCACAGACATCCTGAAATCGTAAAAACGCTTGTTGAGGCCTTGGATGAGCTTGACATTGGCAATCACCACCTCATCAGCGAGCAGAGGGCGAGGTTGGCAGAGAAGCTCGCTGAACTGATGCCCGGAGACATAAGCAGGACTGTTTTTGGTGTGGGTGGTGGGGAGGCAATTGATTTTGCAATAAAGCTGGCAAGAGGTCATACGGGCAGAAAAAAGATAATTTATGCTAAGGGCGGTTACCACGGCCACACTGGTTTTGCCCTCGCTGCCGGGGACGAAAAGTACAGAAAGCCCTTCGAGCCCTTAGCTCCGGGCTTTGTTGAAGTTCCCTTTGGTGATGCTGAAGCTGTTGAGAAGGCGGTTGATGATGATACCGCAGCTGTGCTTTTCGAAACAATTCCTGCTACCCTTGGCATGCCCCTGCCACCTGAAGATTTCTACAGAAGGGTCAGGGAGATATGCGACGAGAAGGGCTGCTTGATGATTATGGATGAGGTTCAAACGGGACTGGGAAGGACGGGAAAGATGTGGGGAATTGAGCATTACAAAGTAGTTCCTGACGTGATTGTTACAGCTAAGGGTCTGTCAGGCGGCGTTTATCCCATCTCGGCCACATGCTTTAAGGAGGGGCTGGATGACTTCATGGCGGAGAATCCCTTTATCCACGTTTCAACCTTTGGAGGAGCTGAGCTTGGATGCGTTGTTGCAGAGAAAGTGCTCGAAATCACCTCAAGAGAGTCCTTCTTGGAGAACGTGAGGAAAACTGGCGAAGCTTTGTCTGAGATACTGGGAAAACTGAAGGATGAGTACGACTTTGTAGATGAGATAAGGCAGAAGGGTCTCTTTATTGGAATTAAGATGGTCGAAGAAGGCTGGGGACCTCTGCTCTCCATTTCCTGCTACCACAGCGGCATTCTGGCAGTTTACGCCAACAACGACACCTCTGTCATGCAGTTCCTTCCTCCGCTGATTGTGGGAGAGAAGGAGGTTGATTACATCAGAGAAAAGCTGGCAGGAGCGATGGAGATAGCCTCTCAAAGGCGGGAGATGGTTGAGTTTATCAGAAAAATGCTATGA
- a CDS encoding DUF6206 family protein: MKVDVEVLRNFEERLNPAKPENIKIIGYGEISTVFELPELPGIALKRIPNFKSVEQVKRYIEVYFEYIELLEGAGLRVPDSDATFVERRDGKTVLYIAQKMVGNVGNKVIQTAKADEAEEVFGRVLAEMKKVWDFNAERREEGLEIGIDGQISNWAIMEEIYYFDTSTPMIRKNGIHQLDTEVFLQACPPGIRILLKKIFLQDILDRYFDFRKVVVDMIANLYKEGREDLIPIAINLANEFFKLNGYDFEAITAKEVEKYYKEDAFIWSLYLNLRKVHRFILTKALFGRYEYILPGKIRR; encoded by the coding sequence ATGAAGGTTGATGTTGAGGTTTTGAGGAACTTTGAAGAAAGGTTAAATCCCGCCAAACCAGAAAACATCAAAATAATTGGCTACGGTGAAATAAGCACCGTGTTTGAGCTGCCTGAGCTTCCGGGAATTGCATTAAAAAGAATCCCAAACTTCAAATCAGTCGAGCAGGTGAAGAGGTACATTGAAGTCTATTTTGAGTATATTGAGCTGCTGGAAGGGGCTGGGTTGAGGGTGCCTGATAGTGATGCGACCTTTGTTGAAAGAAGGGATGGAAAAACAGTCCTCTACATAGCCCAGAAAATGGTCGGGAATGTGGGGAACAAGGTTATTCAGACGGCCAAAGCAGATGAGGCAGAAGAGGTTTTTGGCAGAGTTCTTGCCGAAATGAAGAAGGTCTGGGATTTTAATGCCGAGAGAAGGGAAGAGGGGCTGGAGATAGGCATTGACGGACAGATATCCAACTGGGCCATAATGGAGGAGATTTACTACTTTGACACCTCAACACCAATGATTCGGAAAAATGGAATTCATCAGCTTGATACGGAGGTTTTCCTGCAGGCCTGCCCCCCGGGAATAAGAATTCTGCTGAAAAAGATTTTTCTGCAGGATATACTGGACAGGTACTTCGATTTCAGGAAAGTTGTGGTGGACATGATAGCCAACCTTTACAAGGAGGGGAGGGAGGATTTGATTCCCATAGCTATTAACCTCGCCAACGAGTTTTTCAAGCTCAACGGCTACGACTTTGAGGCAATTACAGCCAAAGAAGTGGAGAAGTACTACAAAGAGGATGCCTTCATCTGGAGCCTCTACCTTAACCTGAGGAAAGTGCACAGATTCATCCTTACAAAGGCTCTCTTCGGCAGATACGAGTACATTCTCCCCGGAAAAATCAGGAGATAG
- a CDS encoding TetR/AcrR family transcriptional regulator — translation MTDQSVRIIEAALRLYMKKPPHEVSIEEIAREAKVSKSLIFYHFESKQKLLEEAVMHAFRKMMEEFNPRSVEEVVDYGIGFIAERREFIEFMMYALSQVRIEELERMFGEALEKVASLFEGCRHPRETAIALMAMLDGLSIYSLYFDLGKLEKYREIAMEFVESRRVRA, via the coding sequence ATGACTGACCAGTCAGTCAGGATAATCGAAGCTGCCCTAAGGCTTTACATGAAAAAGCCGCCGCACGAAGTGAGCATTGAGGAGATAGCGAGAGAGGCAAAGGTGTCGAAGAGCCTCATCTTTTACCACTTCGAAAGCAAGCAGAAGCTTCTTGAGGAGGCTGTGATGCATGCTTTCAGGAAAATGATGGAGGAGTTCAATCCGAGAAGTGTTGAGGAAGTCGTTGACTACGGCATTGGCTTCATCGCCGAAAGGAGGGAGTTTATAGAGTTCATGATGTATGCTTTGAGTCAGGTCAGGATAGAGGAGCTTGAAAGAATGTTTGGTGAAGCCCTTGAGAAAGTAGCCTCACTCTTTGAGGGTTGCCGCCATCCGAGGGAGACGGCGATTGCCTTAATGGCCATGCTCGACGGCCTGTCTATCTACTCCCTCTACTTCGACCTTGGAAAGCTGGAGAAATACAGAGAAATTGCGATGGAATTTGTCGAGAGCAGGAGGGTGAGAGCATGA
- a CDS encoding COG1361 S-layer family protein — MRFVLALLAFLALAAQATAQPVITLNHHTIPENPSIGYFIISIDISNAGENARGLSLYVTENEEGFYLINPDSGEKTSSVYLDLGDLSAGSTSAQIKAYAEKSGLYALKASLSYRNESGSEFGIEGVFGIAVYDLPFIYAGSTIEIRPDESREAEVMLRNLGGDVESAVIILNSDFITSDTALIESWSRGETKKVVLGLKADSDAVAGVYEAKIIVDYRSEFGEKGVAEVPVLVKIVSEPEVTLEVSTFPEKVYADSDFSLKVAITAKNSKLSGLTASLEAERFDGEKKKYVGTVEAGEKAVINFSLKSPRESGEYDVKLVLRTESFAKNFSVPLYISDYGRISIDLAGVYTSPQRVVEGDSFKLSIQVENSGEQDAKAVAVNLILPEGLEGRRSYFIGSLSSGDSATATFEMRALKAGSQKIVAEITYMDKTFEKHKAEREFEVYVFSADRSGVIAGLLALIGVVAAIAWLRMRRKA; from the coding sequence ATGAGGTTTGTTTTGGCTTTGCTGGCGTTTTTAGCTTTAGCAGCTCAGGCGACTGCACAGCCTGTCATAACCCTCAACCACCATACAATACCCGAAAATCCCTCCATCGGATACTTCATAATCTCCATAGACATCTCCAATGCTGGAGAAAATGCGAGAGGCTTGAGCCTTTACGTTACAGAGAATGAGGAGGGGTTTTACCTCATAAATCCCGACAGTGGGGAGAAAACCTCTTCAGTCTATCTGGACCTTGGCGACCTCTCTGCTGGGAGCACTTCAGCTCAGATAAAGGCTTATGCGGAGAAATCAGGTTTGTATGCGTTAAAGGCAAGCCTGAGCTACAGGAACGAGAGCGGAAGTGAGTTTGGCATTGAGGGCGTTTTTGGTATTGCCGTTTACGACTTGCCCTTCATCTATGCCGGAAGCACAATCGAAATTCGGCCGGATGAGAGCAGAGAAGCGGAGGTTATGCTTAGAAACTTGGGAGGAGATGTTGAGAGTGCAGTAATCATCCTCAATTCGGATTTCATAACTTCAGACACCGCCCTTATTGAATCATGGAGCAGAGGGGAAACGAAGAAAGTTGTTCTGGGACTGAAGGCGGATTCCGATGCTGTAGCGGGAGTTTATGAGGCTAAAATCATTGTTGATTACAGGAGCGAGTTTGGTGAAAAGGGGGTTGCTGAGGTTCCCGTTTTAGTCAAAATCGTGTCAGAGCCTGAGGTAACCCTTGAAGTTTCCACTTTTCCGGAGAAGGTTTACGCTGACTCGGACTTCAGCCTTAAAGTTGCAATTACGGCAAAGAACTCCAAACTTTCAGGACTAACGGCATCATTAGAGGCGGAGAGGTTTGATGGAGAGAAGAAGAAGTATGTCGGAACTGTTGAGGCTGGAGAAAAGGCCGTGATTAACTTCTCACTCAAATCACCAAGAGAGAGCGGTGAGTATGATGTTAAGCTTGTTTTGAGGACTGAAAGCTTTGCCAAGAACTTCTCCGTACCACTTTACATCTCGGACTACGGCAGAATCTCCATTGACCTCGCTGGAGTTTACACCTCTCCACAAAGGGTGGTTGAGGGAGACAGCTTTAAGCTCTCCATTCAGGTGGAGAACAGCGGAGAGCAGGATGCCAAGGCCGTTGCGGTTAACCTTATACTTCCAGAAGGGCTTGAGGGAAGGAGGAGCTACTTCATCGGCTCTCTCAGCAGCGGTGATTCTGCAACCGCAACCTTCGAAATGAGGGCTTTGAAGGCAGGAAGCCAGAAGATTGTTGCAGAAATAACCTACATGGACAAAACCTTTGAAAAGCATAAAGCTGAGAGGGAATTTGAGGTCTACGTTTTCTCCGCCGACCGCTCTGGAGTGATTGCCGGACTTTTGGCTCTCATTGGAGTTGTAGCTGCAATCGCATGGCTCAGAATGAGGAGGAAGGCCTGA
- a CDS encoding ABC transporter ATP-binding protein — translation MLRLEDVWKVYQMGKVEVSALRGINLEIERGEFMVVLGPSGCGKTTMLNIIGGIDRPTRGRVIFDGKDITNYNEDRLTMHRRNNVGFIFQFFNLIPTLTARENVEIAADLVESPRDVDEVLKMVGLADRAEHFPAELSGGEQQRVAIARALVKNPPIILADEPTGSLDFETGKAVLKVMREINRKEGITFVLVTHNSAIAAIADRVVYLRDGKVERVERNLHPADPDEIQW, via the coding sequence ATGCTGAGGCTTGAGGATGTCTGGAAAGTTTACCAGATGGGAAAGGTCGAGGTTAGCGCTCTCAGGGGGATAAATCTTGAAATAGAGCGGGGAGAGTTCATGGTCGTTCTGGGCCCCTCAGGCTGCGGTAAGACGACGATGCTGAACATAATTGGGGGAATTGACAGGCCAACAAGGGGAAGGGTGATTTTTGATGGTAAGGATATCACGAATTACAATGAAGACAGGCTCACCATGCACAGGAGAAATAACGTTGGCTTCATTTTTCAGTTCTTCAACCTCATTCCAACATTAACTGCAAGGGAAAACGTGGAGATTGCAGCAGATTTGGTTGAGAGCCCGAGGGATGTGGATGAGGTGCTGAAGATGGTCGGACTTGCTGACAGGGCGGAGCACTTCCCGGCAGAGCTGAGCGGTGGAGAGCAGCAGAGAGTTGCCATAGCAAGGGCTCTGGTTAAGAACCCGCCAATAATTCTCGCTGACGAGCCAACTGGCAGTCTGGACTTCGAAACTGGAAAGGCTGTGCTGAAGGTCATGAGAGAGATAAACAGGAAGGAGGGAATAACCTTTGTTCTCGTCACACACAACTCCGCCATTGCAGCCATTGCCGACAGGGTGGTTTATCTGAGGGATGGAAAGGTTGAGAGGGTTGAGAGGAATCTCCATCCGGCTGACCCCGATGAAATCCAGTGGTAG
- a CDS encoding ABC transporter permease: MERLRGLRGISIRLTPMKSSGSILRKKLLRDIKEQKGLFAATTFILFLGVTIFCAFYLSYLNLNDTYESFYESSNFEDISVKAVEITEEEIERVKKLDGVLEVQPRISVSGKVKVDGKEVAALVISLPEKETINRLYVAEGERGFAVIKKFADYYGIEVNTPLEVSFAGFEYKKPLEALVYSPEFILIYEEGEETFTPSPGSYAIVYIPEKDMLKAGLKFNELKIRVAEKERNEEILRKVLTILGDKVEEFHTGENQVSRKLLKEDLEGFRGLAVLFPAFFILVSIFMTYALLSRIFRLQLGNIAVMRALGFTRNEIMLHYLQYPLLMGFFASTAGLVAGFFASQLLTSQYITFLNLPYYVSKPHLEVYSLSLMAGTLTPTISGFLVAYQASRVDIVKALRGYAEVAAVSFIARIDALFSRIWRMRLIFRLALRNIFRSKRRTAISIFSIVACTSLILNSMVFVDSFDYVMQLQFGKVYAYDIKVSLEGYDGKEVLEKVRKMDGVLFAEPAVEMPIYVEKGGEAVPTLLIASNFQTLYNVYNAEGEKLIPSEGIIFSKTAMKNLSLVEGEKVSVYTEFGKLEAEVEDVEMIPLLSVATASLDYFSRISGVDGFNRIVVDADEGRIAEIAEKIRQMDGVKKVSTVIEAQESIEELMGFFYAFIAFSLFFGVSLGFAAVFNTTSISVIERSRELATLRMLGYTSREIIISLILENLFVAILGLVFALPIAYSTAYFFFSSFESELYYMPMVIYPRTFAATVLAVFAIILLALLPSARRVSEMDIAKVTKEIVS; this comes from the coding sequence ATGGAAAGGTTGAGAGGGTTGAGAGGAATCTCCATCCGGCTGACCCCGATGAAATCCAGTGGTAGCATTTTGAGGAAAAAGCTCCTCAGGGACATTAAGGAGCAGAAGGGGCTTTTTGCAGCCACCACCTTCATCCTCTTTCTCGGCGTTACAATTTTCTGCGCCTTCTACCTTTCTTACCTGAACCTCAACGACACCTACGAGAGCTTTTACGAGAGCAGCAATTTCGAGGACATCTCAGTTAAGGCGGTTGAGATAACGGAGGAGGAAATTGAGAGGGTGAAAAAACTGGATGGTGTTTTGGAGGTTCAGCCGAGGATTTCGGTTTCGGGAAAGGTTAAAGTTGATGGCAAAGAAGTCGCAGCCCTTGTAATCTCCCTTCCAGAAAAAGAAACAATCAACCGTCTTTACGTTGCTGAGGGGGAGAGGGGATTTGCGGTTATAAAGAAATTCGCAGACTACTACGGCATAGAGGTTAACACTCCCTTGGAGGTGAGCTTTGCAGGTTTTGAATACAAAAAGCCCCTGGAAGCTCTTGTTTACTCACCTGAGTTTATCCTGATTTATGAAGAGGGGGAGGAGACCTTCACTCCCTCTCCCGGCTCATACGCAATCGTTTACATTCCGGAAAAGGACATGCTAAAAGCAGGGTTGAAGTTCAACGAGCTCAAGATAAGGGTGGCTGAAAAGGAGAGGAATGAGGAAATTCTCAGGAAAGTTTTAACAATTCTCGGCGACAAGGTTGAGGAGTTTCACACGGGTGAAAATCAGGTGAGCAGAAAGCTCCTCAAGGAAGACCTTGAGGGGTTCAGGGGACTGGCAGTGCTCTTTCCAGCATTTTTCATCCTTGTCTCAATTTTCATGACCTACGCTTTGCTTTCGAGAATTTTCAGGCTTCAGCTCGGCAACATTGCTGTGATGAGGGCTCTCGGATTCACAAGAAACGAGATAATGCTGCACTACCTGCAATACCCTCTCCTCATGGGCTTCTTTGCCTCCACCGCTGGACTGGTGGCGGGCTTCTTTGCCTCGCAGCTATTAACTTCCCAATACATCACCTTCCTCAACCTCCCCTACTACGTCTCAAAGCCCCACTTGGAGGTTTACTCCCTCTCCCTGATGGCAGGCACTCTCACCCCCACAATTTCCGGCTTTCTGGTTGCATATCAGGCTTCGAGGGTTGACATTGTAAAGGCGTTGAGGGGCTACGCTGAGGTTGCAGCAGTTAGCTTCATTGCAAGGATTGACGCCCTCTTCTCCAGAATCTGGAGGATGCGCCTGATTTTCAGATTGGCTTTGAGAAACATCTTCAGAAGCAAGAGGAGAACTGCGATATCAATCTTCAGCATCGTTGCCTGCACCTCACTCATTCTGAACTCCATGGTCTTCGTTGACTCCTTTGACTACGTCATGCAGCTGCAGTTCGGAAAGGTTTACGCCTACGACATCAAGGTGAGCCTTGAGGGCTATGATGGGAAAGAAGTTTTAGAAAAGGTAAGGAAGATGGACGGTGTGCTTTTTGCAGAGCCTGCCGTTGAGATGCCCATTTACGTTGAAAAGGGTGGTGAGGCAGTCCCAACCCTGCTCATAGCATCGAACTTTCAGACTCTCTACAACGTTTACAATGCTGAGGGGGAGAAGCTAATCCCGTCCGAAGGCATAATTTTCTCAAAAACAGCCATGAAGAACCTCTCGCTGGTGGAGGGTGAGAAAGTTTCCGTTTACACCGAATTTGGAAAACTTGAGGCTGAAGTGGAGGACGTGGAGATGATTCCTCTGCTTTCTGTCGCAACGGCAAGCTTGGATTACTTCAGCAGGATTTCAGGAGTTGATGGGTTCAACAGGATTGTGGTTGATGCAGACGAGGGAAGAATTGCGGAAATTGCTGAGAAAATCAGGCAGATGGATGGTGTGAAGAAGGTGAGCACAGTGATAGAGGCACAGGAATCCATTGAGGAGCTCATGGGATTTTTCTACGCTTTCATAGCCTTCTCCCTCTTCTTTGGCGTATCACTCGGCTTTGCTGCCGTTTTCAACACTACCAGCATCAGCGTGATTGAGAGGAGCAGGGAGCTTGCAACGCTCAGGATGCTGGGCTACACTTCCAGAGAAATCATAATTTCGCTCATTTTAGAAAACCTGTTTGTTGCAATCCTCGGGCTTGTTTTTGCCTTACCAATTGCTTATTCAACAGCCTACTTCTTCTTCTCCTCCTTTGAAAGCGAGCTTTACTACATGCCGATGGTCATCTATCCAAGAACCTTCGCCGCCACAGTTTTGGCAGTATTTGCAATAATCCTCCTCGCTCTGCTGCCCTCAGCCAGAAGAGTTTCGGAGATGGATATAGCGAAGGTGACAAAGGAGATAGTGAGCTGA
- a CDS encoding metallophosphoesterase family protein has product MDLLELIDDAAAMMPKERMVVVEEDVITVVGDVHADIEALRKIEREIEGLAIFLGDYADRGDYPVECYEKVLRLFLEGKALLLRGNHESTGVYPHQLPYQLREKFGERGEEVYESLIRMWNKMPLSAIVEGEIWMAHGGVPTKQCRIHAEGISRKEIERPDDITALEIMWNDPWEREECGENYNRGVMYFFGKKNSEMLLKELGVKVIIRAHEPQKVLKAEQDGRVVTIGSCALPYSISEFALLKIDFSRGFKNGVDLIRKFGSIYNV; this is encoded by the coding sequence ATGGATTTGCTTGAGCTCATCGATGATGCTGCGGCGATGATGCCAAAGGAGAGAATGGTTGTTGTGGAGGAGGATGTCATAACCGTAGTGGGAGACGTTCATGCTGACATAGAGGCTTTGAGAAAGATTGAAAGGGAGATTGAAGGTCTTGCGATATTTCTTGGGGATTATGCGGACAGGGGAGATTATCCTGTCGAGTGCTACGAGAAGGTTCTCAGGCTTTTTCTTGAGGGCAAAGCTCTGCTTCTGCGGGGAAACCACGAAAGCACGGGAGTTTATCCCCACCAGCTTCCCTACCAGCTGAGGGAAAAATTCGGGGAGCGGGGTGAGGAGGTTTACGAGAGCCTGATCAGAATGTGGAACAAAATGCCCCTCTCTGCAATTGTTGAGGGCGAAATCTGGATGGCCCACGGTGGTGTGCCAACCAAGCAGTGCAGGATTCACGCTGAGGGAATATCAAGAAAGGAAATCGAGCGGCCTGACGACATCACGGCTTTAGAAATCATGTGGAACGACCCGTGGGAGAGGGAGGAGTGCGGGGAGAACTACAACAGGGGGGTGATGTACTTTTTCGGTAAGAAGAATTCCGAAATGCTTTTGAAGGAACTTGGGGTTAAGGTTATAATCAGGGCTCACGAACCCCAGAAAGTTCTGAAGGCTGAGCAGGATGGTAGGGTTGTAACAATCGGCTCCTGCGCTTTGCCGTATTCCATTTCCGAGTTCGCACTCCTGAAGATCGACTTTTCTCGCGGCTTTAAAAACGGGGTTGATTTGATTAGAAAATTTGGTTCCATTTATAATGTATAA
- a CDS encoding NADH-quinone oxidoreductase subunit J has translation MNIDTLIIAVAGLFAVASSIGVLLTKDNFYAALYMSVTMLFVAAIYAAFNIQPVVVIIALIFVGAVGIVTVAIAATYRAGVSRKVNIFWVVPVIVVFAILALAYASMAVESIEVVNPEVFSAVATDYFFVVAFLFTLVVLMMLSAIKLARRVDL, from the coding sequence ATGAACATCGACACACTGATAATAGCTGTCGCCGGTCTTTTTGCCGTTGCGTCGTCCATCGGTGTTCTGCTGACGAAGGATAACTTTTACGCTGCGCTTTACATGTCGGTGACGATGCTCTTCGTTGCAGCGATTTACGCGGCGTTCAACATCCAACCAGTGGTCGTTATAATAGCTTTGATATTCGTTGGAGCCGTTGGCATCGTAACAGTGGCCATTGCAGCCACCTACAGGGCGGGAGTTTCGAGGAAGGTCAACATCTTCTGGGTTGTGCCGGTTATAGTCGTGTTTGCGATTCTCGCCTTAGCCTACGCGAGTATGGCTGTGGAGAGCATTGAGGTCGTGAATCCGGAGGTGTTCTCGGCGGTTGCAACCGACTACTTCTTCGTTGTCGCTTTCCTCTTCACTCTGGTCGTTTTGATGATGCTTTCGGCAATAAAACTCGCACGGAGGGTTGACCTGTGA
- a CDS encoding NADH-quinone oxidoreductase subunit K, whose translation MVPDVSNFAVILTTSGAILLIAYLTAISARDVIRLLISLELMFAAVFLAIVPLFSINPPMAYAVAIITAFTSSTELMVLVTAIILLDRRKRGIDVDKVAVGGDSL comes from the coding sequence ATGGTGCCTGATGTGTCCAATTTCGCGGTAATTTTGACAACCTCGGGAGCGATTCTGCTGATTGCCTACCTCACAGCAATTTCTGCCAGGGATGTGATTCGCCTTCTGATCAGCCTTGAGCTGATGTTCGCTGCTGTGTTCCTCGCCATAGTTCCTCTGTTCTCAATTAACCCTCCAATGGCTTACGCAGTAGCGATAATAACGGCTTTTACGAGCAGCACAGAGCTCATGGTTCTTGTGACGGCGATAATACTGCTTGACAGGAGGAAGAGAGGTATCGATGTAGATAAGGTGGCTGTAGGAGGGGATAGCTTATGA
- a CDS encoding complex I subunit 5 family protein has translation MTAEILVFSLIIPLVVAFILPALKPKAATWLSAISFLIPMFVTLGFLLTTKETIEVPIMSLPAPVGEFYLLADPISNAFGFTICLVSAMVAFYSLPYMKHRFEEMLHDGEIRSIEWEFRKYWFLYNLYAVAMLWLVYAGNFILLYIFLEISLLASFLLIYMYGYGNRQWVAVLYFVWTHIAGVLALLGILIIGFENSTMAFNAVKAVGFTAWLLIFLGMLVKLPGLGPHIWLPWAHAEAPTPVSALLSPLTVGLAGYVLLRVYMIDSSFIDQYRDIIIAYAIVSSIYAGFSVFKQKDYKRLLAYSTVSQMGYVLIALCLGSYGLLGVVIQYISHAFGKSILFMTAGAIIASFHGLRDINRMSGMHEYVPTIANAALLGFMTLSGILTIGMFGEFYILAGLTTIYGFNLAVILAVVVVFIISGLYSFYTMKVIYYGTPAGYEKPKVSRLLDVPLYVVAFFSVAFIFPPLSTALLSGLKVVLGIGGVMP, from the coding sequence ATGACGGCTGAAATTCTCGTGTTCTCCCTCATCATCCCCCTTGTGGTTGCATTCATTCTCCCCGCTTTAAAGCCCAAAGCCGCGACATGGCTTTCGGCAATCTCCTTCTTGATTCCGATGTTTGTTACTCTCGGATTTCTGCTGACAACAAAAGAAACCATTGAAGTGCCCATAATGAGCCTGCCTGCACCCGTCGGCGAGTTTTACCTTCTCGCTGATCCGATAAGCAACGCCTTCGGCTTCACGATCTGTCTCGTTTCTGCGATGGTTGCCTTCTACTCGCTGCCTTACATGAAGCACAGATTCGAGGAGATGCTTCACGATGGGGAGATTAGAAGCATAGAGTGGGAGTTCAGGAAGTACTGGTTCCTCTACAATCTATACGCCGTGGCAATGCTCTGGCTTGTCTATGCTGGGAACTTCATTTTGCTCTACATCTTCTTGGAAATCTCCCTTCTTGCCTCCTTCCTGCTGATATACATGTACGGCTACGGAAACAGGCAATGGGTTGCCGTTCTGTACTTTGTCTGGACGCACATTGCAGGAGTTCTGGCGCTGCTCGGTATCCTGATAATAGGCTTCGAAAACAGCACGATGGCGTTCAACGCTGTCAAGGCCGTTGGCTTTACGGCATGGTTGCTGATTTTCCTCGGAATGCTTGTGAAGCTTCCGGGGCTGGGGCCGCACATCTGGCTGCCGTGGGCGCACGCTGAAGCACCAACACCTGTCAGTGCCTTGCTAAGCCCTCTTACCGTCGGTCTTGCCGGATACGTCCTTTTGAGAGTTTACATGATCGATTCCTCATTCATTGACCAATACAGAGACATCATAATTGCATACGCAATAGTATCCAGCATTTACGCCGGTTTCTCGGTCTTCAAGCAGAAGGACTACAAGAGGCTGCTCGCATACTCAACCGTTTCACAGATGGGGTACGTTCTCATCGCCCTGTGCCTCGGCAGCTACGGGCTTCTTGGTGTGGTTATACAGTACATCAGCCACGCCTTCGGAAAGTCGATCCTCTTCATGACGGCGGGAGCGATAATCGCGTCATTCCACGGTCTCAGAGATATTAACAGGATGAGCGGTATGCATGAGTACGTCCCGACAATTGCCAACGCAGCCCTTCTCGGCTTCATGACTCTAAGCGGCATTCTCACAATAGGCATGTTCGGGGAGTTCTACATCCTTGCGGGGCTCACTACAATATACGGGTTCAACCTTGCGGTGATTCTTGCAGTCGTAGTGGTGTTCATAATTTCGGGCTTATACAGCTTCTACACGATGAAGGTTATATACTACGGTACGCCTGCTGGCTACGAGAAGCCGAAAGTCAGCAGACTGCTCGACGTCCCGCTCTACGTTGTGGCGTTTTTCAGCGTCGCCTTCATATTCCCTCCACTCTCAACTGCGCTGCTCAGCGGTCTTAAGGTTGTTCTCGGAATTGGAGGTGTTATGCCATGA